One window from the genome of Crassostrea angulata isolate pt1a10 chromosome 2, ASM2561291v2, whole genome shotgun sequence encodes:
- the LOC128171208 gene encoding uncharacterized protein LOC128171208 has product MKLAGLSALSLVAADDGTDSSLHGPFHQRCIGSSSTISITGEMGNDEWTVITLQLTDAFRSPSLFVFNGGLWRNDCSAAFMSGAGKFLSLGSKMGAFLAQFIATKHCHNIVLLGNIFT; this is encoded by the exons ATGAAGTTGGCAGGACTTTCCGCACTGTCCTTGGTAGCAGCTGATGATGGAACGGACAGCAGTTTACATGGCCCGTTTCATCAAAG ATGCATTGGAAGCAGCAGCACTATCTCCATCACTGGTGAAATGGGAAATGATGAGTGGACAGTCATCACTTTGCAGCTCACTGATGCATTTCGCAGCCCAtctctttttgtctttaatggtgGTCTCTGGAGGAATGATTGCAGTGCAGCCTTCATGTCCGGGGCAGGTAAATTCCTTTCCCTTGGCTCTAAGATGGGTGCCTTTCTTGCACAGTTTATTGCCACAAAACACTGCCACAACATTGTTCTTCTtggtaacattttcacttaa
- the LOC128173849 gene encoding uncharacterized protein LOC128173849 yields the protein MPGLSFPPHAGSSPVNRHSPGISSATGEGMKLGGLSALSLVAADDGTDSSLHGPFHQRCIGSSSTISITGEMRNDEWTVITLQLTDAFRSPSLFVFNGGLWRNGCSAAFMSGAGKFLSLGSKMGAFLAQFIATKHCHNIVLLGNIFT from the exons ATGCCAGGCCTCTCTTTTCCTCCCCATGCTGGTTCCAGTCCAGTGAACCGTCACAGTCCAGGAATTTCT tccGCGACAGGAGAAGGAATGAAGTTGGGAGGACTTTCCGCACTGTCCTTGGTAGCAGCTGATGATGGAACGGACAGCAGTTTACATGGCCCGTTTCATCAAAG ATGCATTGGAAGCAGCAGCACTATCTCCATCACTGGTGAAATGAGAAATGATGAGTGGACAGTCATCACTTTGCAGCTCACTGATGCATTTCGCAGCCCAtctctttttgtctttaatggtgGTCTCTGGAGGAATGGTTGCAGTGCAGCCTTCATGTCCGGGGCAGGTAAATTCCTTTCCCTTGGCTCTAAGATGGGTGCCTTTCTTGCACAGTTTATTGCCACAAAACACTGCCACAACATTGTTCTTCTtggtaacattttcacttaa